The genome window CTTCGATGAGGACGACCAGGTCTCGCCGGCCCTGGACACCGAGATCACCCAGGACGTGGACGTGACCGTCCAGCGGGTGGACACCGGCACCGAGACCACCTCCGAGGAGGTGCCGTTCGAGACCATCGAGGTCGAGGACGAGGACCTGGCCGAGGGCAAGACCTCTGTCCTGGCCGCCGGCACCCCTGGCGAGAAGACCACCACCTGGACCGTCACCACCGTGGACGGTGAGGAGACCGACCGCGAGGCGACGTCCACTGAGACCGTGCGCGAACCGGCCGAGCGTCGCATCGCCGTCGGGACCAAGAAACCGGAGCCGACCCCCTCCTCCGCCAGCTCGTCCACGGACTCCGCCGATTCGTCTGAGTCGTCCGGAACCTCGTCTTCATCTGAGTCGTCCGAAACCTCGTCCGCCTCGCAGGCCAGCGCCCCGGCGTCCGGCGTGTGGCAGTCCCTGGCCGAGTGCGAGTCCGGCGGCAACTGGTCCATCAACACCGGCAACGGCTACTACGGCGGCTTGCAGTTCTCGGCCTCCTCGTGGGCCGGTGCCGGCGGCACCCAGTATGCGCCTCTGCCGCACCAGGCCACGCCGGCCGAGCAGATCGCCACCGCCGAGAAGCTGCGGGCCAACGGCGGCTGGGGACACTGGCCGCACTGCTCCGCTCAGCTCGGCCTGCGCTGAGCGACTGAAGCGCACCGCTGCACCAGCATCAGCAGCACGCCGTTATCCCCAAGGGCCCGCCTCGGCGGGCCCTTGGTGTCTCTTCCCCACGTAGGATGGAACGCGTGACCGCACCCGACGCCCCCCTGCTTTCCGCTGCCGACATCCGGCGCCTGGCCTCGGAACTGGACCTGCGGCCCACCAAGACCCTGGGGCAGAACTTCGTGATCGATCCCAACACCATCCGGCGGATCACGGCCGTCTCCGGCACGGGTGCCGG of Citricoccus sp. K5 contains these proteins:
- a CDS encoding resuscitation-promoting factor; this translates as MARVMKGRLAKVIAQVAALALVVGGLVAFVATQRGAEVTASEQTASQVSAGDAGQDGTAPGEGLGESVLQLERASQVTVDLPKVLTVTAGGETTSFATQAATIEQALRENEVSFDEDDQVSPALDTEITQDVDVTVQRVDTGTETTSEEVPFETIEVEDEDLAEGKTSVLAAGTPGEKTTTWTVTTVDGEETDREATSTETVREPAERRIAVGTKKPEPTPSSASSSTDSADSSESSGTSSSSESSETSSASQASAPASGVWQSLAECESGGNWSINTGNGYYGGLQFSASSWAGAGGTQYAPLPHQATPAEQIATAEKLRANGGWGHWPHCSAQLGLR